A section of the Rossellomorea marisflavi genome encodes:
- a CDS encoding GntR family transcriptional regulator: MIIKKTLAGQAFQLLRKQILSGELPSGDELPEKRLAEEYGISRTPIREALRKLAAEGLVTISDAKIAVVASFTEEDGLQHLEIRELLEVYNLEVIPELYDSLMGELDDNLEAQHRAILEDRYDEFIDLDRRFHLLLAAPNPNPKLKDMIKASNTGVNRAFLGLSGRLRMSAMEAYEEHVHLVRFLKVGDRESAKRQMRHHMTQIRQRMQGYYREDR, encoded by the coding sequence TTGATCATTAAAAAAACACTGGCAGGTCAGGCATTCCAGCTCTTAAGGAAGCAGATTCTTTCAGGAGAGCTGCCCTCGGGGGATGAGCTCCCGGAGAAAAGGCTTGCCGAAGAATATGGAATCAGCCGGACGCCGATCAGGGAAGCGCTGAGGAAACTTGCTGCCGAAGGGCTGGTGACGATTTCAGATGCGAAGATTGCCGTCGTCGCTTCCTTCACCGAGGAGGATGGGCTGCAGCATCTGGAGATCAGGGAGCTTCTCGAAGTATATAATCTCGAGGTGATCCCGGAACTGTATGACAGCCTTATGGGTGAACTAGACGACAATCTGGAAGCGCAGCACCGTGCGATACTAGAGGACCGATACGATGAGTTCATTGACCTGGACCGGCGCTTCCATCTCCTGTTGGCAGCACCGAATCCGAATCCGAAGCTGAAGGACATGATCAAAGCATCCAATACGGGAGTGAACCGTGCCTTCCTCGGATTGTCGGGCAGGCTCAGGATGAGTGCGATGGAAGCCTACGAAGAGCATGTTCACCTCGTCCGTTTCCTCAAGGTCGGGGACCGGGAGTCAGCGAAAAGGCAAATGCGTCATCATATGACTCAGATCAGACAGCGTATGCAGGGATACTATAGAGAAGATCGA